From the genome of Spinacia oleracea cultivar Varoflay chromosome 2, BTI_SOV_V1, whole genome shotgun sequence, one region includes:
- the LOC110787621 gene encoding transcription repressor MYB6 — protein sequence MGRSPCCEKAHTNKGAWTKDEDHRLIDYIRLHGEGCWRSLPKSAGLLRCGKSCRLRWINYLRPDLKRGNFTEEEDQLIIKLHSLLGNKWSLIAGRLPGRTDNEIKNYWNTHIKRKLIGRGLDPQTHRPFNSPTANETAAALTTADVKKSPECLGCVKAVNNPPIITQFGAVSQTIDFNNSYPDVTSTKVKSDSCNSGTTTDDGPTYRVPGQTNMGQEDINLELTIGLSKFQGEARNSTASSAESRVVGLNSSPSPFGLFYEPMKVEMVGSNKGQNGEICSCSELGFEMNSKGQGGCCSNCQRKSGYLISRYIGPLLGS from the exons ATGGGACGCTCTCCTTGTTGTGAAAAGGCTCATACTAATAAAGGTGCTTGGACTAAAGATGAAGATCACCGTCTTATTGATTATATCCGTCTTCATGGCGAAGGCTGCTGGCGTTCCCTTCCTAAATCTGCCG GTTTGCTTAGATGCGGCAAAAGTTGCAGGTTACGGTGGATTAACTACCTTCGTCCTGACCTTAAACGTGGCAATTTTACTGAAGAAGAAGATCAACTTATCATTAAACTCCATAGTTTGCTTGGCAACAA GTGGTCCCTAATTGCTGGAAGATTACCCGGGAGAACAGATAATGAGATTAAAAATTACTGGAATACCCATATTAAGCGTAAGCTTATCGGCAGAGGCCTCGACCCACAAACCCACCGCCCGTTTAACTCCCCCACGGCCAATGAAACTGCCGCCGCTTTAACAACCGCCGATGTAAAAAAATCGCCCGAATGTTTAGGATGTGTTAAAGCGGTGAATAACCCACCAATCATTACTCAATTCGGAGCCGTTTCTCAAACGATCGACTTCAACAACAGTTACCCAGACGTCACTTCCACCAAGGTGAAGAGCGACTCTTGCAACAGCGGCACAACCACGGATGACGGGCCAACATACCGGGTTCCGGGTCAGACCAACATGGGCCAAGAGGACATTAACCTAGAGCTCACAATCGGGCTTTCTAAGTTTCAAGGTGAGGCCCGTAACTCCACAGCGAGCAGTGCGGAGTCTAGAGTTGTGGGTCTAAATTCAAGTCCGAGCCCGTTTGGGTTATTTTATGAGCCCATGAAAGTGGAAATGGTGGGATCAAATAAAGGGCAAAATGGGGAAATATGTTCATGTAGTGAGTTAGGGTTTGAGATGAATAGTAAAGGACAAGGAGGTTGTTGTAGTAATTGTCAAAGGAAAAGTGGGTACTTGATTTCTAGATACATTGGGCCGTTGTTGGGTTCATAA